A genomic stretch from Neomonachus schauinslandi chromosome 16, ASM220157v2, whole genome shotgun sequence includes:
- the CARMIL2 gene encoding capping protein, Arp2/3 and myosin-I linker protein 2 yields the protein MAQTPDGISCELRGEITRFLWPKEAELLLKTWLPEREGAERGHVLALLRWRAYLLHTCLPLRVDCTFSYLEVQAMALQETPPQVTFELESLPELVLEFPGVAALEQLAQHIAAAIKKVFPRSSLGKLFRRPTSPSMLARLERSSPSEDTAPSSPCGGFLETYEALCDYNGFPFREEIQWDVDTIYHRQGCRHFSLCDFSHLGSRDLALSVAALSYNLWFQCLSCVDMKLSLEVSEQILHMMSQSSHLEELVLENCGLRGDFVRRLAQALAGHSSSALRELSLTGNLLDDRGVTALSRHLEHRPGALRRLSLAQTGLTPRGMRSLGRALASNVAFDTALTHLDLSGNPGALGASEDNGGLYSFLSRPNVLTFLNLAGTETALDTLFAALARGCCTSLSHLDASRNVFSRTKSRAAPAALQLFLSRAGTLGHLGLAGCKLPPDALRALLEGLALNTLTGDLHLDLSACELRSAGAQVIQDLVCDAGSVSSLDLADNGFGSDMVTLVLAIGRSRSLRHVALGRNFNVRCKETLDDVLHRIVQLMQDDDCPLQSLSVAESRLKLATGVLLRALGTNPNLMALDISGNAMGDAGAKMLAKALRVNTRLRSVVWDRNHTSALGLLDVAEALEQNRSLKAMPLPLNDVAQAHRSRPELTARAVHQIQACLLRNNRADHASSDRTGRPQPPCLVSDPSEQEVNELCQSVQEHVELLGCGAGPQGEAAVHQAEDAIQNANFSLSILPILYEAGSSPSHQWQLRQKLEGLLGQVGEVCRKDIQDFTQATLDTTRSLCPQILQGSRWREQLEGVLVGSRGLPELLPEHLLQDAFTRLRDMRLSVTGTLAESIVAQALEGLNAARDRLVESLAQQATVAMPLAIPALDGGEPSPLGPGELEGLFFREEVKEKDDEEEQKDDNPPQKWPESSQCLPQVPSTHSAAGEPEPELAAPGEDAEPQAGPSARGSPSPATPGLQAGPLPRMDLPPAGQPLRHPTRARPRPRRQHHHRPPPGGPQVPPALPQEGNGLSARVDEGVEEFFSKRLIQQDRLWVPEEDPANEGSATPVPRTLRKKLGTLFAFKKPRSTRGPRTDLETSPGAAPRTRKTTLGDLLRPPARPGRGEEPGGAEGGTSSPDPARRSRPRYTRESKAYSMILLPAEEEEETLGARPDKRRPLERGDTELAPSFEQRVQVMLQRIGVSRGSGSTEGKRKQSKDGEIKKAGSDGDIMDSSAEAPPISIKSRTHSVSADPSCRPGPEGQGPESTSWKTLGQQLNAELRGRGWGQQDGPGPPSPCPSPQRASPSPDSLGLPEDPCLGPRNEERPLRLQRSPVLKRRPKLEAPSSPSLGSGPGAQPLPPLPPTEPSSPEPNPPSPATDQRGGGPNP from the exons atGGCCCAGACCCCCGACGGCATATCGTGTGAGCTGAGAG GCGAGATCACCAGGTTCCTGTGGCCCAAGGAGGCCGAGCTGCTGCTGAAAACCTGGCTACCAGAGCGGGAGGGTGCTGAGCGAGGTCATGTCCTG GCATTGCTACGATGGAGAGCCTACCTGCTCCACACCTGCCTCCCCCTGAGG GTGGACTGCACATTCAGCTACCTGGAGGTCCAGGCCATGGCGCTGCAGGAAACGCCCCCTCAG GTGACTTTTGAGCTAGAGTCCCTGCCTGAGCTGGTCCTGGAGTTTCCTGGCGTGGCTGCTCTGGAGCAGCTGGCCCAGCACATTGCCGCAGCCATCAAGAAGGTCTTCCCTCGCTCCAGCCTTGG gaagCTATTCCGGAGGCCCACATCCCCCTCCATGCTGGCTCGGCTGGAGAGAAGCAGCCCCTCCGAGGACACTGCACCCAGCAGCCCCTGTG GTGGCTTCTTGGAGACCTATGAGGCTCTGTGTGACTACAATGGCTTCCCTTTCCGAGAGGAGATTCAGTGG GATGTGGACACCATCTACCATCGCCAAGGCTGCCGCCACTTCAGCCTATGCGACTTCAGCCATCTGGGCAGTCG GGACCTGGCCTTGAGTGTGGCCGCCCTGTCCTACAACCTGTGGTTCCAGTGCCTCTCCTGCGTGGACATGAAGCTG AGCCTTGAGGTCTCAGAGCAGATTCTGCACATGATGAGTCAGTCGTCCCACCTGGAGGAGCTAGTGCTGGAGAACTGTGGCCTGAGAGG AGACTTTGTCCGGCGACTGGCCCAGGCACTGGCAGGGCACTCAAGCTCTGCCCTCCGGGAGCTTAGCCTCACTGGGAACCTGCTGGATGACCGAG GCGTGACTGCTCTCAGCAGACACCTGGAGCATCGTCCTGGAGCCCTAAGGAGACTCAGCCTAGCACAGACAGGGTTGACACCACGAG GAATGAGGTCTCTGGGCCGGGCACTGGCTTCCAATGTGGCCTTTGACACCGCCCTGACCCACTTGGACCTTTCCGGGAACCCTGGGGCGCTGGGGGCCTCGGAGGACAATGGG GGCCTCTATAGTTTCCTGAGCCGTCCTAATGTTCTGACGTTCCTGAATCTCGCGGGCACCGAAACCGCCCTGGACACT CTGTTCGCAGCGCTGGCCCGCGGCTGCTGCACCAGCCTCAGCCACCTGGACGCCTCGAGGAACGTCTTCTCCCGCAC GAAGTCCCGCGCTGCGCCCGCCGCGCTGCAACTCTTCCTCAGCCGCGCGGGGACGCTTGGGCACCTGGGCCTGGCGGGCTGCAAGCTGCCGCCCGACGCGCTCAG GGCCCTTTTGGAAGGCCTCGCGCTCAACACGCTCACGGGCGACCTGCACCTGGACCTCAGCGCTTGTGAG CTGCGCTCAGCCGGCGCTCAGGTGATACAGGACTTAGTGTGTGACGCTGGCTCAGTGAGCTCCCTGGATCTGGCGGATAATG GCTTTGGCTCAGACATGGTGACTCTGGTGCTGGCCATCGGGAGGAGTCGGTCCCTACGACATGTGGCACTTGGAAGGAACTTCAACGTCCGGTGCAA GGAGACCCTGGATGACGTCCTGCACCGGATTGTCCAGCTCATGCAGGATGACGACTGT CCCCTGCAGTCCCTGTCCGTGGCTGAGTCGCGGCTGAAGCTGGCCACTGGCGTCCTGCTCCGGGCCCTCGGCACCAATCCTAACCTGATGGCGCTGGATATCAGCGGCAACGCCATGGGGGACGCCGGTGCCAAAATGCTGGCCAAGGCGCTTCGGGTCAACACAAGACTCCG GTCTGTGGTCTGGGACCGGAACCACACATCTGCTCTGGGCCTGCTGGACGTGGCAGAGGCCCTGGAGCAGAACCGCAGCCTAAAGGCCATGCCTCTGCCACTGAACGACGTGGCCCAGGCCCATCGCAGCCGCCCGGAACTGACCGCACGTGCAGTACATCAG ATCCAAGCCTGTCTTTTGAGGAATAACCGTGCGGACCATGCCTCTTCTGACCGCACCGGCCGTCCGCAGCCACCTTGTCTAGTCTCAGACCCCTCGGAGCAG gaaGTGAATGAACTGTGTCAGTCAGTGCAGGAGCATGTGGAGCTACTGGGCTGTGGGGCTGGGCCTCAGGGTGAAGCTGCTGTGCACCAGGCGGAGGATGCCATCCAAAATGCCAACTTCTCTCTCAGT ATTCTCCCAATTCTGTATGAGGCTGGGAGCTCCCCAAGTCATCAGTGGCAGCTGCGGCAGAAGCTAGAGGGCCTCCTAGGACAGGTGGGCGAGGTCTGCCGCAAGGATATTCAG GACTTCACTCAGGCCACACTGGACACAACAAGGAGCCTCTGCCCACAGATACTACAGGGATCCAGGTGGAGGGAGCAGCTAGAGGGGGTCCTGGTGGGCTCAAGGGGCCTCCCAGAGCTGCTCCCAGAGCACCTGCTGCAAGATGCCTTCACTAGGCTCAG GGATATGCGGCTGTCAGTCACAGGGACTTTGGCAGAGAGCATTGTGGCTCAGGCTCTGGAGGGGCTGAATGCAGCCCGGGATCGGCTG GTGGAGAGTCTGGCTCAGCAGGCAACAGTGGCAATGCCTCTTGCCATACCAGCACTGGATGGGGGTGAGCCCAGCCCCCTTGGGCCTGGAGAATTGGAAGGTCTTTTCTTCCGTGAGGAGGTGAAGGAAAAGGATGAtgaagaggagcagaag GATGACAATCCTCCACAGAAATGGCCTGAGTCCAGCCAGTGTCTTCCCCAGGTTCCCTCCACTCACA GTGCTGCTGGGGAACCGGAGCCCGAGCTGGCGGCTCCGGGGGAAGATGCAGAGCCGCAGGCGGGGCCTTCTGCGCGTGGCTCTCCGAGCCCCGCCACCCCTGGACTCCAGGCCGGCCCACTGCCTCGCATGGACCTGCCACCCGCTGGACAGCCCCTGCGCCATCCGACCCGGGCCCGGCCGCGGCCCCGGCGCCAGCACCACCACCGGCCACCGCCGGGGGGCCCCCAG gtgcccccagccctgccgcAGGAAGGGAATGGGCTCAGTGCCCGCGTGGACGAGGGCGTGGAGGAATTCTTCTCCAAAAGGCTGATCCAGCAGGATCGCCT CTGGGTCCCTGAAGAGGACCCAGCCAATGAGGGGAGTGCCACCCCTGTTCCTCGTACACTGCGAAAGAAGCTGGGTACCCTCTTTGCCTTCAAGAAGCCTCGTTCAACACGGGGGCCACGGACTGATCTAGAGACCAGCCCTGGGGCAGCTCCCCGCACTCGGAAGACCACACTCGGAGACCTGTTGCGGCCACCAGCCCGTCCCGGCCGTGGTGAGGAACCTGGTGGGGCTGAGGGGGGCACCAGCAGCCCTGACCCTGCCCGCAGGAGCCGGCCTCGTTACACTCGGGAAAGCAAAGCCTATTCAATGATACTACTACcggctgaggaggaggaagaaacacTGGGTGCCAGACCTGACAAG CGCCGGCCCCTGGAGCGGGGAGACACAGAGCTGGCCCCATCCTTCGAACAGCGGGTCCAAGTGATGCTGCAGAGGATCGGCGTGAGCAGAGGCAGCGGGAGTACCGAAGGCAAGAGGAAGCAA AGCAAGGATGGAGAGATCAAGAAGGCTGGCTCGGACG GTGACATTATGGACAGTTCCGCAGAGGCCCCTCCCATCTCGATCAAGTCCCGCACCCACTCTGTGTCTGCTG ACCCCTCGTGCAGACCTGGTCCAGAGGGTCAAGGGCCTGAGTCTACCAGCTGGAAGACACTGGGGCAGCAGCTGAATGCAGAGCTTAGGGGCCGTGGTTGGGGCCAACAGGACGGTCCCGGCCCCCCCTCCCCTTGTCCCAGCCCACAAAGAGCCAGCCCCTCCCCAGACAGCCTGGGCCTCCCTGAGGACCCTTGCTTGGGCCCCAGGAATGAAG AACGGCCCCTGCGGCTGCAGCGCTCCCCTGTCCTCAAGCGGAGACCAAAGCTTGAGGCACCTTCATCTCCAAGCCTCG GATCTGGCCCTGGAGCCCAACCTCTGCCCCCACTGCCTCCTACAGAGCCCTCCAGCCCTGAGCCCAACCCACCCTCCCCAGCCACAGACCAAAGAGGCGGCGGCCCCAACCCCTGA
- the ACD gene encoding adrenocortical dysplasia protein homolog isoform X2 codes for MASLGSLVLRPWIRELVLGSDELSSPQAGQLLEEAEAPGPSRAPDPSEVAAALLVSDGTHSVRCLVTREALNASDWEEKEFGFRGAEGRLLLLQDCGVRVQVAEGGAPAEFYLQVDRFSLLPTEQPRERVIGCNQDPDVQKKLFDCLEEHLSESISPSAGLSLSQLLDEVQEDQEHRGALVRLAESCLMLAGPCTAPPLTRWASSRLRATGEAVYTVPSSWLHISENDQRVLSSLGAGQRAQGPELPPPDPAVQDLSLTLLSPSSPTSSGTPALSSHMSSEESGASISLLPVLSLATSDPVQKGSSQAVPAICSAPGPRPPSSPHPSHVPSSPLLSCTPSLSPLGHVPSPHQAVVTRAQKPSLEFKELGLPPKKWQHSARTKTSTGALESSPVWDPPKRHRDGSAFQYEYEPPCTSLCAQVQAVRLPPQLVAWALHFLMEPQPDSELTQV; via the exons ATGGCAAGCTTGGGGAGCTTGGTCCTGCGGCCTTGGATTCGAGAGCTGGTCCTGGGGTCAGATGAACTCTCAAGTCCGCAGGCGGGGCAGCTGCTCGAG GAGGCCGAAGCCCCCGGCCCGTCCCGCGCCCCTGACCCGTCTGAAGTCGCGGCCGCGCTGCTTGTGTCTGACGGGACCCACAGTGTCCGGTGCCTAGTGACGCGGGAGGCCCTGAACGCCTCGGACTG ggaggagaaggagttCGGCTTCCGAGGGGCAGAAGGccggctgctgctgctgcaggatTGTGGGGTCCGCGTCCAAGTCGCCGAAGGCGGCGCG CCCGCTGAGTTCTACCTCCAGGTGGACCGCTTCAGCCTGCTGCCCACAGAGCAGCCCCGGGAACGGGTGATTGGTTG CAACCAGGACCCGGATGTGCAGAAAAAGCTCTTTGACTGTCTGGA GGAGCACCTTTCAGAGTCCATCTCCCCCAGTGCAG GCCTTTCACTGTCCCAACTTCTGGATGAGGTGCAGGAGGACCAGGAGCATCGGGGGGCGCTAGTGCGCCTGGCTGAGAGCTGTCTGATGCTGGCAGGCCCTTGCACAGCACCCCCCCTCACCCGCTGGGCCTCCTCCCGCCTTAGGGCCACG GGAGAAGCTGTGTACACAGTCCCCAGCTCATGGCTGCACATCTCTGAGAATGACCAGCGAGTTCTGAGCTCTCTGGGCgcagggcagagggcacagg GCCCTGAGCTGCCCCCACCAGACCCAGCTGTGCAGGACCTATCGctgaccctcctctctccttcctcacctACTTCCTCAG GAACCCCAGCTTTATCCAGCCACATGTCCTCAGAGGAGAGCGGTGCCAGCATCAGCCTTCTGCCTGTCCTGTCCTTGGCTACTTCAGACCCAGTGCAGAAGGGCAGCTCCCAGGCTGTACCAGCCATCTGTTCAGCCCCtggcccccggccccccagctCCCCACACCCTAGTCATGTACCCAGTTCCCCACTCCTGAGCTGCACCCCAAGTCTGTCACCCCTGGGCCATGTACCCAGTCCACATCAGGCCGTTGTGACCAGGGCCCAGAAACCTAGCCTGGAGTTCAAGGAGCTAGGGTTGCCCCCCAAGAAATGGCAGCACTCTGCAAGGACAAAAACGAGCACAGGAGCCCTGGAGTCCAGCCCTGTTTGG GACCCTCCAAAGAGGCATCGTGATGGTTCTGCCTTCCAATATGAGTATGAGCCACCCTGCACCTCCCTCTGTGCCCAGGTCCAAGCTGTCAG gctccctccccagctcGTGGCCTGGGCCTTGCACTTTCTGATGGAACCACAGCCGGATTCTGAGCTAACCCAGGTGTGA
- the ACD gene encoding adrenocortical dysplasia protein homolog isoform X1 → MASLGSLVLRPWIRELVLGSDELSSPQAGQLLEVLQEAEAPGPSRAPDPSEVAAALLVSDGTHSVRCLVTREALNASDWEEKEFGFRGAEGRLLLLQDCGVRVQVAEGGAPAEFYLQVDRFSLLPTEQPRERVIGCNQDPDVQKKLFDCLEEHLSESISPSAGLSLSQLLDEVQEDQEHRGALVRLAESCLMLAGPCTAPPLTRWASSRLRATGEAVYTVPSSWLHISENDQRVLSSLGAGQRAQGPELPPPDPAVQDLSLTLLSPSSPTSSGTPALSSHMSSEESGASISLLPVLSLATSDPVQKGSSQAVPAICSAPGPRPPSSPHPSHVPSSPLLSCTPSLSPLGHVPSPHQAVVTRAQKPSLEFKELGLPPKKWQHSARTKTSTGALESSPVWDPPKRHRDGSAFQYEYEPPCTSLCAQVQAVRLPPQLVAWALHFLMEPQPDSELTQV, encoded by the exons ATGGCAAGCTTGGGGAGCTTGGTCCTGCGGCCTTGGATTCGAGAGCTGGTCCTGGGGTCAGATGAACTCTCAAGTCCGCAGGCGGGGCAGCTGCTCGAG GTGCTGCAGGAGGCCGAAGCCCCCGGCCCGTCCCGCGCCCCTGACCCGTCTGAAGTCGCGGCCGCGCTGCTTGTGTCTGACGGGACCCACAGTGTCCGGTGCCTAGTGACGCGGGAGGCCCTGAACGCCTCGGACTG ggaggagaaggagttCGGCTTCCGAGGGGCAGAAGGccggctgctgctgctgcaggatTGTGGGGTCCGCGTCCAAGTCGCCGAAGGCGGCGCG CCCGCTGAGTTCTACCTCCAGGTGGACCGCTTCAGCCTGCTGCCCACAGAGCAGCCCCGGGAACGGGTGATTGGTTG CAACCAGGACCCGGATGTGCAGAAAAAGCTCTTTGACTGTCTGGA GGAGCACCTTTCAGAGTCCATCTCCCCCAGTGCAG GCCTTTCACTGTCCCAACTTCTGGATGAGGTGCAGGAGGACCAGGAGCATCGGGGGGCGCTAGTGCGCCTGGCTGAGAGCTGTCTGATGCTGGCAGGCCCTTGCACAGCACCCCCCCTCACCCGCTGGGCCTCCTCCCGCCTTAGGGCCACG GGAGAAGCTGTGTACACAGTCCCCAGCTCATGGCTGCACATCTCTGAGAATGACCAGCGAGTTCTGAGCTCTCTGGGCgcagggcagagggcacagg GCCCTGAGCTGCCCCCACCAGACCCAGCTGTGCAGGACCTATCGctgaccctcctctctccttcctcacctACTTCCTCAG GAACCCCAGCTTTATCCAGCCACATGTCCTCAGAGGAGAGCGGTGCCAGCATCAGCCTTCTGCCTGTCCTGTCCTTGGCTACTTCAGACCCAGTGCAGAAGGGCAGCTCCCAGGCTGTACCAGCCATCTGTTCAGCCCCtggcccccggccccccagctCCCCACACCCTAGTCATGTACCCAGTTCCCCACTCCTGAGCTGCACCCCAAGTCTGTCACCCCTGGGCCATGTACCCAGTCCACATCAGGCCGTTGTGACCAGGGCCCAGAAACCTAGCCTGGAGTTCAAGGAGCTAGGGTTGCCCCCCAAGAAATGGCAGCACTCTGCAAGGACAAAAACGAGCACAGGAGCCCTGGAGTCCAGCCCTGTTTGG GACCCTCCAAAGAGGCATCGTGATGGTTCTGCCTTCCAATATGAGTATGAGCCACCCTGCACCTCCCTCTGTGCCCAGGTCCAAGCTGTCAG gctccctccccagctcGTGGCCTGGGCCTTGCACTTTCTGATGGAACCACAGCCGGATTCTGAGCTAACCCAGGTGTGA
- the PARD6A gene encoding partitioning defective 6 homolog alpha isoform X2, with the protein MARPQRTPARSPDNIVEVKSKFDAEFRRFALPRASVSGFQEFSRLLRAVHQIPGLDVLLGYTDAHGDLLPLTNDDSLHRALASGPPPLRLLVQKREADSSGLAFASNSLQRRKKGLLLRPVAPLRTRPPLLISLPQDFRQVSSVIDVDLLPETHRRVRLHKHGSDRPLGFYIRDGMSVRVAPQGLERVPGIFISRLVRGGLAESTGLLAVSDEILEVNGIEVAGKTLDQVTDMMVANSHNLIVTVKPANQRNNVVRGASGRLSGASSAGPGPTEADSDDDSSDLVIENRQPPCSNGLSKGPPCWDLRQGRLLPGARSSLPSLDDQERASSGWGSSMRGDGSGFSL; encoded by the exons ATGGCCAGGCCGCAGAGGACTCCGGCGCGCAGTCCCGACAACATCGTCGAGGTGAAGAGCAAA tTTGATGCTGAGTTCCGACGCTTCGCGCTGCCCCGCGCATCGGTGAGTGGCTTCCAAGAGTTTTCGCGGTTGCTGCGTGCAGTGCACCAGATCCCGGGCCTGGACGTGCTGCTTGGCTATACAGATGCTCACGGCGACTTACTGCCCCTCACCAACGACGACAGCCTGCACCGGGCCCTGGCCAGCGGGCCCCCACCGCTGCGCCTGCTAGTACAGAAGCGGG AAGCTGACTCCAGTGGCCTGGCCTTTGCCTCCAACTCTCTGCAGCGGCGCAAGAAAGGGCTTCTACTTCGGCCAGTGGCACCCCTGCGCACCCGGCCACCCCTACTAATCAGCCTGCCCCAAGATTTCCGCCAGGTTTCTTCAGTCATAGATGTGGACCTACTGCCTGAGACCCACCGACGGGTGCGCCTGCACAAGCATGGCTCCGACCGCCCCCTGGGTTTCTACATCCGAGATGGCATGAGTGTACGTGTAgctccccagggcctggaacGGGTTCCAGGCATCTTCATCTCCCGCCTGGTACGAGGGGGCCTGGCTGAGAGTACAGGGCTGCTGGCAGTCAGTGACGAGATCCTCGAGGTCAATGGTATTGAGGTGGCTGGGAAGACCTTGGACCAAGTGACGGACATGATGGTCGCCAACAGCCACAACCTCATTGTCACTGTCAAGCCAGCCAATCAGCGCAATAATGTGGTGCGTGGGGCATCTGGGCGTCTGTCAGGGGCTTCCTCTGCTGGGCCTGGGCCTACTGAGGCTGACAGCGACGATGACAGCAGTGATCTGGTCATTGAGAACCGCCAGCCTCCCTGTTCCAATGGGCTGTCTAAGGGGCCTCCATGCTGGGACCTGCGCCAGGGCCGTCTACTTCCTGGTGCCCGAAGCTCTCTACCCTCCCTGGATGATCAGGAGCGGGCCAGCTCTGGATGGGGGAGTAGCATGCGAGGAGATGGTAGTGGCTTTAGCCTCTGA
- the PARD6A gene encoding partitioning defective 6 homolog alpha isoform X1, with protein sequence MARPQRTPARSPDNIVEVKSKFDAEFRRFALPRASVSGFQEFSRLLRAVHQIPGLDVLLGYTDAHGDLLPLTNDDSLHRALASGPPPLRLLVQKRAEADSSGLAFASNSLQRRKKGLLLRPVAPLRTRPPLLISLPQDFRQVSSVIDVDLLPETHRRVRLHKHGSDRPLGFYIRDGMSVRVAPQGLERVPGIFISRLVRGGLAESTGLLAVSDEILEVNGIEVAGKTLDQVTDMMVANSHNLIVTVKPANQRNNVVRGASGRLSGASSAGPGPTEADSDDDSSDLVIENRQPPCSNGLSKGPPCWDLRQGRLLPGARSSLPSLDDQERASSGWGSSMRGDGSGFSL encoded by the exons ATGGCCAGGCCGCAGAGGACTCCGGCGCGCAGTCCCGACAACATCGTCGAGGTGAAGAGCAAA tTTGATGCTGAGTTCCGACGCTTCGCGCTGCCCCGCGCATCGGTGAGTGGCTTCCAAGAGTTTTCGCGGTTGCTGCGTGCAGTGCACCAGATCCCGGGCCTGGACGTGCTGCTTGGCTATACAGATGCTCACGGCGACTTACTGCCCCTCACCAACGACGACAGCCTGCACCGGGCCCTGGCCAGCGGGCCCCCACCGCTGCGCCTGCTAGTACAGAAGCGGG CAGAAGCTGACTCCAGTGGCCTGGCCTTTGCCTCCAACTCTCTGCAGCGGCGCAAGAAAGGGCTTCTACTTCGGCCAGTGGCACCCCTGCGCACCCGGCCACCCCTACTAATCAGCCTGCCCCAAGATTTCCGCCAGGTTTCTTCAGTCATAGATGTGGACCTACTGCCTGAGACCCACCGACGGGTGCGCCTGCACAAGCATGGCTCCGACCGCCCCCTGGGTTTCTACATCCGAGATGGCATGAGTGTACGTGTAgctccccagggcctggaacGGGTTCCAGGCATCTTCATCTCCCGCCTGGTACGAGGGGGCCTGGCTGAGAGTACAGGGCTGCTGGCAGTCAGTGACGAGATCCTCGAGGTCAATGGTATTGAGGTGGCTGGGAAGACCTTGGACCAAGTGACGGACATGATGGTCGCCAACAGCCACAACCTCATTGTCACTGTCAAGCCAGCCAATCAGCGCAATAATGTGGTGCGTGGGGCATCTGGGCGTCTGTCAGGGGCTTCCTCTGCTGGGCCTGGGCCTACTGAGGCTGACAGCGACGATGACAGCAGTGATCTGGTCATTGAGAACCGCCAGCCTCCCTGTTCCAATGGGCTGTCTAAGGGGCCTCCATGCTGGGACCTGCGCCAGGGCCGTCTACTTCCTGGTGCCCGAAGCTCTCTACCCTCCCTGGATGATCAGGAGCGGGCCAGCTCTGGATGGGGGAGTAGCATGCGAGGAGATGGTAGTGGCTTTAGCCTCTGA
- the ENKD1 gene encoding enkurin domain-containing protein 1, with protein sequence MCEGPSRISGPIPPDPTLCPDYYRRPASAQGRLEGNALKLDLLTSDLDLDATPPRGPPVGPGAREILELGRRGVGGVLLQLGGISLGPGASPKRKDRKDHEKENLKRIREIQRRFREQERSREQSQPRPLKALWRSPKYDKVESRVKAQLQEPSPASRTEPAHFLRAHSRCGPGLLPPRVPSPQLTPPGPSAKGPGLGVDFISHNARTAKRAPRRHSRSLQVLARVLEQQRQAQAHYDATQKGHMPHYLLERRDLWRREAEARQQSQPDPAMPPGHTRMPENQRLETLSNLLQSQSQLLRELVLLPAGADSLRAQGHRAELDRKLVQVEEAIRIFSRPKVFVKMDA encoded by the exons ATGTGCGAGGGCCCATCCCGCATCTCGGGGCCCATCCCTCCAGACCCTACGCTCTGCCCTGACTACTACCGGCGGCCGGCCTCGG CCCAAGGACGCCTTGAGGGAAACGCGCTGAAGCTGGACCTGCTGACTTCGGACCTCGATTTGGACGCCACCCCTCCGCGTGGCCCCCCCGTAGGTCCCGGAGCCAGAGAGATCCTGGAGCTTGGCCGGCGTGGCGTCGGGGGAGTGCTGCTGCAACTCGGGGGCATCTCCCTAGGCCCTGGGGCCTCTCCCAAGA GGAAGGACCGTAAAGACCATGAGAAGGAGAACCTGAAGCGGATCAGGGAGATCCAGAGGCGCTTCCGTGAGCAGGAGCGCAGCCGGGAGCAGAGCCAGCCCAGGCCCCTGAAGGCTCTGTGGCGCTCGCCCAAATATGACAAAGTGGAGTCCCGGGTCAAGGCCCAGCTGCAG gagcccagTCCTGCCTCTAGAACAGAGCCTGCCCACTTCCTGCGGGCACACTCCCGCTGCGGCCCTGGGCTTCTGCCACCCCGTGTCCCCAGCCCTCAGCTAACCCCACCAGGCCCCAGTGCTAAG GGACCAGGCCTGGGTGTGGACTTCATCAGCCACAATGCCCGCACTGCCAAGAGGGCCCCCCGGAGGCACTCCCGCTCACTGCAGGTCCTGGCTCGAGTGCTGGAGCAGCAGCGGCAAGCCCAAGCGCACTATGATGCCACGCAGAAGGGCCACATGCCCCATTA CTTATTGGAACGCAGGGATCTGTGGCGGCGGGAGGCTGAGGCCCGCCAGCAGAGCCAGCCGGACCCTGCCATGCCCCCTGGCCACACTCGCATGCCTGAGAACCAGAGGCTGGAGACACTGAGCAATCTGCTCCAGA GCCAGAGCCAGTTGCTACGTGAGCTGGTCCTGCTGCCTGCTGGGGCAGATTCACTCAGGGCCCAGGGCCACCGTGCTGAGCTGGACCGGAAGCTGGTGCAAGTAGAGGAAGCCATCAGGATCTTTTCCCGCCCCAAGGTCTTTGTGAAGATGGATGCCTGA